The Zeugodacus cucurbitae isolate PBARC_wt_2022May chromosome 4, idZeuCucr1.2, whole genome shotgun sequence genome includes the window ACACTTTCACCAAACTTAATTGAATAGAAAACTTAGGCCtagacaaatacatataaagatCGTTTGAATAAGTTATGGAATCAAATCTTATTCTATTCtacttatttacaaatatagtaTACTGACTGATCAATCTATGGGGTCTGGACAAGAAGAATTTACGGATTTGTACCATGTTTTGGAAAAGAGTTGTCTCTCTATCCTCTGAGATCTGTTGTACCTCCAGAAGAGGATCAAGATTTGTAAATGATTACGGAGTTATCGTTTGCTTAATCTGTTCATTATATTAATCTCCATTATTTAAGGAAATGTTAACTCcacaaaaattttatactccAGTGCAACATGTTTCGATGGTATAAATACGGGCCACATCGAACAATAACGGCTAAGAACATCTCCCAACAATGTAGGTACTTTTTAAACGaatttgaaatataagaaaGATAAGAAATGTCTGAAAATAATTTGATGGAAAATTGCACTTGGTGATATTCgttgataattttaaaaatgtaaccAATACATTAAGTACTTATTTTAGCGAAACATATGTACACCACaccattatacatatgtagatttaCTAGCAACATTTCCGATAAGGAATGATGTGATATGATCACGTCTTTGTTTGGCAAAACGCCCCACACAAGTTTACATTCCCTCAACGGTAACTAGCGGTTACAGTGCGACGACAGATCTCATTACTCTAACGGCAACCACGTGTGTTGGATATGGAAAAAGAGTGTACGGTGTCGAGCGAGTCCACATGGAGGTCGTACATCGTCGACTTGTATgaaagttttaagattttagtgAAACTTTTACTAATATTCTTGCTGTGCTTTAATTGTTCTCAAACCGATTACACGCGCTTGCTAAACCTTAAGTCAGATTTAAATGACTCCGTAGCGGTGGTGCCAAATGTTACGCGAACGCGCATCTTTTGCTTAATCTTCACCAATGACTATGGAAACGACTATATTGCTATACACGGCCACGCCACTTGGATTAAGAATTGTGATCGCTATTTATTCGTAAGCAATGAGGTGCATGCCGTACTTGAACCGTTGCTTGTTAAATATCGAGATCGTTGGGACACCCTGAAGGTCAGCTTATTTCATGTGCATCAATATTATGCCGCTGACTTAGATTGGTTGCTGATAGTAAATGATAACAAGTAAGAGAAACAGGAAAAGTAGTATAAAATTGCGATAGATCGATACAGCTTAATCTGTTAAAAACTCTAGAATcaccatatatcaaattcacATATTGATCAATATAAAGGTTAATCCATTttgaggttccctactttttagaagacacatataaacaaaaaacagaaaattcaaaatttaatgtataatgtttattatcattagaaagaacattatttggcatttatttttgtactctcgcaacaagttgctaagaaagtataatAGTATTGTTCATCTAAAAGTTGGTTGTAAATCctaaaaccaaacgagttagatatagggttatgtataccaaagtcattgagatatcctgatgaaacttggtacacacgttccttggtaccataagaaggttgctttcgtaaTTTCTCGACGTAAATATCGCCTAGTCGTTTCATACGTCAGTCCGGGTTGTTACAAAAGTCGACGACTCTCCAcgatcttcgtgtacactctcagatCCGGTTGCtgcattttcttcactgcgtgctggatgtggtctattcggtcgaatatttccaataatgaatgctgggtctcaagatgggtgatgatGTTGCAATTTGTTGGAGCAATGAATCTTATCAGCACGATCTTGAGTTTTACactgtaaaaatataaagaagaaaCGCAAAACCGTTTTCGAATAAAACGCACAAGTTGTTTCCGAAGGACcttacttaaaattatatatttctactCGAACTTTTGTAATGAGTGTTTGTAATGAGATCCTTGAATTAAGGTCGAAGAATAGTTGCGCTCTGACATCATGATTCAAAAttgctttaataaatatttaaagttacaACATTAAATTGataatcttttttattattattgacagCTATGTGGTTTTGGAAAATTTGCGCAAATTGTTAAAACCATATTCCCCCGATGAGCCCATTAACTTTGGCTGTAAAATGAAGGATACCGACAACCaggtaaatataaatgtaaatttataatcAAAACGCAAACTATATTTGAGTTATTTAATATTCATCTCACAGACATATATGCGTGGCGGCATAGTGCTCAGCCATGAGGCTTTGCGACGTCTGGTCGTCGAGGGTTTCACCAACGCCAGCCTTTGTAGAGCAAATGATACCCCATACGCCACTGAAGAAATGGGCAAATGTCTAAAAAATTTAGGCGTTGTTGATGGTGACAGTCGTGATGCCATGGGACGTCAGCGTTTTATACCTTTCCCTCCGGAAGATTATCTAGCCAACTTGTCACCGGAAGTGGAGGAATGGTTTGCAAAACGATCATTCTATGAAATCaatgtaaatacaatttatttgtaaataacacTGAAAGTACGTTACAATTTCATTTGTGCTCTTTCAGGCCACCACGAGACAATTGTCACCCGAAGTTATTTCGTTTTCGGATGTTTCTCCAAGCACAATGGTGACTctgcattattatatttacaagtTGAGAATATTTGGCAGAAAGGTGCTCCCTCAAGCTCAAAATGTTACGAATCATTTGGAAAACGACACATTGCtttcttaatttaattgatagagaattttttaatttaatttattttactttacaccatttctggaaaaaattgtagaatctagatgtattttatatataagaaattagaaatataatattcgaagatttctaaaaaatatgacattttAAGCGATTGAactcttctttttttattatcctatacatatatatatatacagaggtagtcaaaattatttacacatcggacgattttttacatgtttcacagaaaaagcttttgcttgttgttgttgtctcggGGTAATAAAATCCTATGTTttataaaccttgatctattcctgagcgaatgaagtaagtttggctagaatagctagaactatggcggagaaataagcaagtGCACTGAAGGCTCgctgtagtcaaaagtatttacacaccgcgatttagcctttattcttggatttggtttaagaAAAAGTAGTGATTGGTTTCATAACTAACTAACTCagctttaaattataaaaattggtaaataacaTGCAGAAAACGAAGGAATTatggattataactagatcggagactgttacaAATTTTAAGACTGGTATTTCGACTCCGGAGTTAACAAAAATTTGTAGAATTTAAAAGATTACTGTTTGTAATGTCattaaaaagaaggagacgAACAATTGAAAGGATAATTTAAAGGGAACTGGtcagaaacctgtgataactcaaggAAAATGTAGAAGATTAGTGGAAAGTGTCATACAAAACCcgcaattagtcctcttaatattgtagcaccatcgaatcagcatattttgctgaaaattcaatgatgctacactgttaagaatatttaaaaatagtaacataaatacctatGTTGTGCATAAAGCTCACcttttccgaaaccaaaaaatctttatttccgaaaccaaaaaagcgatatgcctctcatttgccataGATTGcgtcctaaagcctgtcgtgggcagataaggctaaattatagttccagggcttctttagtaaacgctttatgcatttacctcGTGAGAAGATTAATATTGCAGTTGAGGTGCTAAAcagagtcggaggtgacattatgattttttggggatgttttccttacttaagttctggagatttggtactactttagggaccctaaatcaatATAATACCGAATATATCAGTATTCACATggccatgccattgtagtgcttagtcggccttttccaactatttactacattttacaacaggacaatgctgcatttcataaaggatcgttactaacaaaacttttaagtgaagcaaatcaagttgacctccacAGAGTCCCGACCTAAtctttattgcaaatatttcattcgctcaggaatagatcaatgtttacaacaacatagcaattTGTTAccatgcgacaacaacaacaacaaacagcaaaggtttttgtgtgaaactagtaaaaaaacgttcgatgtgtaaataattttgactacctctgtatatatgtaatatatactatatatacagtggaacttccataactcgaacttttgaattggcaagattagaaatcaaatatttatacaaatttccttccataatttAACCTCCtttactcgaagttctccataacttgaactcttgaattgataatagaaataaaattttatacaaatatcctTCCATAAACCGAATTTTTCgatcaggacataatacaaaatttaaaattttaccatcGAGGCAGAATATGATATTAtacatatggattgcataaatcatgtaacaaaggcatatgacacagacgtcaagagccaaacaataccaaactgcaacaaacaaactttttgcgaagtagataaataaaactgggtataaatctatattttacaactttttcaaaaatgtatgttttaatggaaatttctataactcgaagtttttttgtggattatagtgattcgagttagagaggttccactgtatatgtaaaCAGGTcacttatattataaaaataatcaaaaagtaAAGTGTTGGAAATTGAGATTCAGGAGAATATGAATTTTGGATTTCTGACAAAAGAAAAAGGTCCATAATAAAAAGACATACGTATATAATATTGAGGGAACccttgtaaataaaaatgtgaatttttcttatttaattatatttgtatactgTAAAATGAAAGATCACTTTCGAACAAATTTAaaagtacagttgaacttccataactcgaactactCCATGGCAAACGAAAGTATTGCCCcatcttttaaaaatttataaataattcgaCATTTTTAATGTAGAAGAAACGGGATTGTTTTTCAAATGCTAACCAGACCAAACTTTGACTTTTAAAAACGAGAAATGGAATGGCGGCAAACACgaacgaaaaattttaaattcttcttATTGGCAAAAGTTAGAACCCTCTGCTTTCGTTGTCTTAAATGGTTGTCTGTCGATTACAAGCTTAATTCCAAAGCAAGCATTTTTACATGCAGGACTTGTGAATTAAACACCCATTGGATGTTTTTCTCTGATAATTCACTTTGTAAGCGATGACAACCCGAACACTCCGGTGTATCCCATGGCTTTTCGGTCGGCGCCAACGAAATTCTTTCCATTGTCTGATCTAATTCTTATGGGCACACCACGTCGATTCACAAAGTTACGTATGGCAATAATACAGGAGTCTGTACTCAAATCGTGAGACAGCTCAAGATGCACAGTACTCACAGTAAGACACGTAAAGAGTGCAACCAATCTCTTCTGAGTACTAATCCGAACAGTGATAGTTACTGGTCCAAAGTAATCGAGTCCAGTGTAGCTAAACGAGCGCACGTAAGGAGTGAGTCTGTCTGATGGAAGTGGTCCCATCCATGGCGCTGATGGAGTAGCTTTATTCAAGCGGCGCACATCGCAACTGGCAATGACGTTGCGGCGAAGGCATTCTCATTGCACCATTTCTGAAATAGAAACGAGGTACGGCATATTTGACAACCTCTGGTAATTGTTTGCGCCACTTCACCCATGCGACTTATCTACATaagcaacaaaatttgtatacGAAGtagataaataaaactgtgtatgaatctagaatgtacatatgtatgtatattttaaaactttttggaaatatttatgtttttacatcTACAACTCGAAGTTCGTTTTGGGATtctggtgattcgagttatggaagttcaactgtatttcaaattaacatatttacgaaaaatataacaaattggTAATAATGACAATTTAAAATGGATCCAAATTAGGGAGGTGTTACTTTCACTTAACTGCAGTCTTTCAGCTCAGTGTCGTCGGAATAACATACAACCGTTATTTCTAAATAATgtgattttttgcaaatatcttGTAACCccacttttacttttataataatttatactaATGTGAtcaattcaatatatatatatacatatatatatatatatatacttaaaggGCAAATTGCATTATAGGAACTATTCTTCAATTATAATTTCCTCCTCTTGAAaacattataaacaaatattgaattgaTCACATtagtataaattattataaaagtaaaagtggGGTTACaagatatttgcaaaaaatcacaatatatatatatcttcgaTTTAGATAGGATTACATATGTAGATTATATAACTACCTATTTTtgcttaatatatatgtatgtatgggcttAGAAGAGCGAACCTCGCCTCGATGACTCTGTTATGTCATCGCATCGCATCGTCTGCTTTTAAATCCTTAAAGAAGTTAGCCATCAATGTGTGATTCACAAAACCAAAGTT containing:
- the LOC105215898 gene encoding glycoprotein-N-acetylgalactosamine 3-beta-galactosyltransferase 1 isoform X1; the encoded protein is MEKECTVSSESTWRSYIVDLYESFKILVKLLLIFLLCFNCSQTDYTRLLNLKSDLNDSVAVVPNVTRTRIFCLIFTNDYGNDYIAIHGHATWIKNCDRYLFVSNEVHAVLEPLLVKYRDRWDTLKVSLFHVHQYYAADLDWLLIVNDNNYVVLENLRKLLKPYSPDEPINFGCKMKDTDNQTYMRGGIVLSHEALRRLVVEGFTNASLCRANDTPYATEEMGKCLKNLGVVDGDSRDAMGRQRFIPFPPEDYLANLSPEVEEWFAKRSFYEINATTRQLSPEVISFSDVSPSTMVTLHYYIYKLRIFGRKVLPQAQNVTNHLENDTLLS
- the LOC105215898 gene encoding glycoprotein-N-acetylgalactosamine 3-beta-galactosyltransferase 1 isoform X2, encoding MSLPRDILQKYSKFIYLPLICLIALTTIYFVQSEQKRLCNEILKLRSAKEIFNEKPLIFCLIVLVYPADPSIALKVKRTWSTHCSRVLFVSQHQHEVLEPLVILQPKTTREHKWQRLRLALRYLYENHFDEADWLLIADETNYVVLENLRKLLKPYSPDEPINFGCKMKDTDNQTYMRGGIVLSHEALRRLVVEGFTNASLCRANDTPYATEEMGKCLKNLGVVDGDSRDAMGRQRFIPFPPEDYLANLSPEVEEWFAKRSFYEINATTRQLSPEVISFSDVSPSTMVTLHYYIYKLRIFGRKVLPQAQNVTNHLENDTLLS